A single window of Sander lucioperca isolate FBNREF2018 chromosome 22, SLUC_FBN_1.2, whole genome shotgun sequence DNA harbors:
- the zc3h7bb gene encoding zinc finger CCCH domain-containing protein 7B isoform X2 — translation MDHDRQKRREEIQKAMSFIQSSLPFPEPESYEAFLTQLVCNLLDEGNSCFRDGDCRQATQQYGEGISVARYAQAEALIIPHELLESLYVNRAAACYQTREYERGVQDCDSALCVSEGSRRALYRKAICLRELGRLREAYECGTKCLLTAPHDRQVSDLAQDLANKLGLKGRKAYVSPQTESTATEGESHGETSPPTGEMSSNGLESLGDMGQADVSNAQCIPAPLATPIPVSDDPATPVTPCTDLSESPSSQGLPPMPYSVPVSEHMDECNSVLKDELDSLLECIPKKVSESPVQGAIPTNLPNTAVGLRPPYSANLPAPSSQLHPAFFSSSISDMPALEPYSPLAQRDQGSTQAQDALGGFPTGVTDGEGKAGVATGGLDSLSEYTLPGGRVCHSFIPGMRNHSAAHANGPAGTNLSLLSRNPLAATHEFRQACHACYSRIGPRVMDYKYQPEAAHRCKRDVLLCRLKNTDDPTWKRIRPRPARNNFLGAFVLCKEVQERQECQYGENCTFAYCQEEIDVWTQERKGALSRELLFDPLGSTERRALSVTRLLQLHMGMFMFLCEECFDSKPRIISKRSKENLAVCSNLTARHPFDDNKCLVHVVRSANVRYSKVRPLHPLCQFDVCRHEVRYGCQREDSCSFAHSVIELKCWVLQQDTGITHEEMVQESKRHWQRLEQNAQKQQKPIHVPHPSSSIHAGVVGGMGGGGGGVGGDGISGGGVGPVGGLGVGGLGAGVGRGRPLNLKMKFVCGQCWREGQVNEPDKNLKYCTAKARHSWTKERRVLLVKSFEKKKWVVVRPLPFSRTYPQQYDMCVHVMKQKKCHYIGNCSFAHSLEERDVWTYMKNNSLRDMQQMYELWLQLTNQSRRTDSSTVTPPPEDKQVTITADYTESMGGRRLSDGDNL, via the exons ATGGATCATGATCGCCAGAAACGAAGAGAGGAAATTCAGAAAGCCATGAGCTTTATCCA GTCATCATTGCCTTTCCCAGAGCCAGAGAGTTATGAG GCATTTCTGACCCAGTTGGTGTGTAACTTGCTGGATGAGGGCAATTCTTGCTTTAGAGATGGGGACTGTCGTCAGGCGACCCAGCAGTATGGGGAGGGAATCAGTGTTGCCCGCTACGCTCAGGCTGAGGCCCTCATCATCCCCCATGAGCTGCTCGAGAGCCTATATGTCAACCGGGCCGCTGCCTGCTACCAGACG AGGGAGTACGAGCGCGGTGTTCAGGACTGTGACAGTGCACTGTGTGTGTCGGAAGGCAGTCGCAGAGCTTTGTACCGCAAAGCGATCTGCCTGAGAGAGTTGGGACGACTCCGGGAGGCCTACGAGTGTGGAACCAAATGTCTCCTCACTGCACCACAC GACAGGCAGGTGAGTGACCTGGCTCAGGATCTGGCCAATAAACTAGGCCTGAAGGGCCGTAAGGCTTATGTCAGCCCACAGACAGAGTCCACAGCCACAGAAGGGGAGAGTCATGGGGAGACTTCCCCACCCACAGGAGAG ATGTCCTCCAATGGGCTGGAATCCCTGGGGGACATGGGACAAG CCGACGTGTCCAATGCGCAGTGCATCCCTGCTCCTTTGGCCACACCCATCCCGGTCAGTGATGACCCGGCGACCCCTGTGACTCCATGCACCGACTTGTCAGAGAGCCCCAGCAGCCAGGGCCTGCCTCCCATGCCATACTCCGTCCCTGTGTCGGAGCACATGGATGAATGCAACAGCGTCCTCAAGGATGAGTTAGACAGTCTGCTGGAGTGCATTCCCAAGAAAGTGAGTGAG AGTCCAGTCCAGGGTGCTATCCCCACCAACCTCCCCAACACGGCGGTGGGTCTTCGGCCTCCGTACTCCGCGAACCTTCCAGCCCCGTCATCCCAGCTTCACCCAGCCTTTTTCAGCTCCTCCATCAGTGACATGCCCGCTTTGGAGCCCTACTCACCGCTGGCCCAGCGGGACCAGGGCTCCACCCAGGCGCAGGACGCACTGGGAGGCTTCCCCACAGGGGTCACGGATGGAGAAGGAAAGGCAGGAGTCGCCACTGGCGGGCTGGACTCATTATCTGAGTACACTCTCCCTG GGGGACGAGTGTGCCACAGCTTCATCCCTGGAATGCGCAACCACAGTGCTGCACATGCA aATGGTCCAGCAGGAACCAACCTGTCTCTGCTCTCCAGGAATCCTCTGGCAGCCACACATGAGTTTCGGCAGGCCTGTCATGCCTGTTACAGCCGAATAG GTCCACGAGTGATGGACTACAAGTATCAGCCGGAGGCAGCACACCGCTGCAAAAGGGATGTGCTGCTGTGCCGCctcaaaaacacagatgaccCCACTTGGAAGAGGATCCGGCCACGGCCTGCACGGAACAACTTCCTGGGGGCATTTGTACTCTGTAAAG AGGTGCAGGAGCGTCAGGAGTGCCAGTATGGGGAGAACTGTACGTTTGCCTACTGCCAGGAGGAGATTGACGTGTGGACCCAGGAGAGGAAGGGCGCACTGAGCCGAGAGCTGCTGTTCGATCCGCTGGGCAGCACAGAGAGACGGGCGCTCAGCGTCACCAGACTGCTGCAGCTCCACATGGGCATGTTCATGTTCCTCTGTGAG GAATGTTTTGACAGCAAGCCTCGCATCATTAGCAAGCGCAGCAAAGAAAACTTAGCAGTCTGCTCGAACCTCACAGCTCGACACCCGTTCGACGACAACAA GTGCCTGGTGCACGTGGTGAGGTCAGCCAATGTGCGCTACAGTAAGGTGCGTCCCCTGCACCCTCTCTGCCAGTTTGACGTGTGTCGCCACGAGGTTCGCTACGGCTGCCAGCGGGAGGACAGCTGCTCCTTTGCTCACTCCGTCATAGAGCTCAAATGCTGGGTCCTGCAGCAGGATACTG GTATCACCCACGAAGAGATGGTGCAGGAGTCCAAGAGGCACTGGCAAAGGCTGGAGCAGAACGCACAGAAGCAGCAGAAG CCTATCCATGTCCCCCATCCGAGCAGCAGCATACACGCAGGAGTAGTAGGGGGAATGGGAGGTGGGGGCGGAGGAGTAGGGGGAGATGGCATCAGTGGTGGCGGTGTGGGCCCAGTGGGTGGATTGGGGGTGGGAGGGTTAGGAGCGGGGGTGGGAAGAGGGCGTCCCCTCAACCTGAAAATGAAGTTTGTGTGCGGCCAGTGCTGGAGAGAAGGACAGGTCAATGAGCCCGACAAGAACCTCAAGTACTGCACTGCCAAAGCACGGCACAG CTGGACGAAGGAGCGTCGAGTCCTGCTGGTGAAATCATTTGAGAAGAAGAAGTGGGTAGTTGTTCGGCCTCTGCCCTTCTCCCGCACGTATCCACAGCAATATGAC atgtgtgtgcatgtgatgaAGCAGAAGAAGTGTCACTATATTGGGAACTGCTCATTTGCTCACAGTCTGGAGGAGAGGGATGTCTGGACGTACATGAAGAACAACAGCT TGAGAGACATGCAACAGATGTACGAACTGTGGCtgcagctgaccaatcagagtagACGTACGGATAGCTCTACTGTGACCCCGCCCCCAGAGGACAAGCAGGTCACCATAACAGCAGATTACACAGAAAGCATG GGAGGCCGACGGTTGTCAGATGGGGATAATCTCTGA
- the zc3h7bb gene encoding zinc finger CCCH domain-containing protein 7B isoform X3, translated as MAMDHDRQKRREEIQKAMSFIQSSLPFPEPESYEAFLTQLVCNLLDEGNSCFRDGDCRQATQQYGEGISVARYAQAEALIIPHELLESLYVNRAAACYQTREYERGVQDCDSALCVSEGSRRALYRKAICLRELGRLREAYECGTKCLLTAPHDRQVSDLAQDLANKLGLKGRKAYVSPQTESTATEGESHGETSPPTGEMSSNGLESLGDMGQADVSNAQCIPAPLATPIPVSDDPATPVTPCTDLSESPSSQGLPPMPYSVPVSEHMDECNSVLKDELDSLLECIPKKSPVQGAIPTNLPNTAVGLRPPYSANLPAPSSQLHPAFFSSSISDMPALEPYSPLAQRDQGSTQAQDALGGFPTGVTDGEGKAGVATGGLDSLSEYTLPGGRVCHSFIPGMRNHSAAHANGPAGTNLSLLSRNPLAATHEFRQACHACYSRIGPRVMDYKYQPEAAHRCKRDVLLCRLKNTDDPTWKRIRPRPARNNFLGAFVLCKEVQERQECQYGENCTFAYCQEEIDVWTQERKGALSRELLFDPLGSTERRALSVTRLLQLHMGMFMFLCEECFDSKPRIISKRSKENLAVCSNLTARHPFDDNKCLVHVVRSANVRYSKVRPLHPLCQFDVCRHEVRYGCQREDSCSFAHSVIELKCWVLQQDTGITHEEMVQESKRHWQRLEQNAQKQQKPIHVPHPSSSIHAGVVGGMGGGGGGVGGDGISGGGVGPVGGLGVGGLGAGVGRGRPLNLKMKFVCGQCWREGQVNEPDKNLKYCTAKARHSWTKERRVLLVKSFEKKKWVVVRPLPFSRTYPQQYDMCVHVMKQKKCHYIGNCSFAHSLEERDVWTYMKNNSLRDMQQMYELWLQLTNQSRRTDSSTVTPPPEDKQVTITADYTESMGGRRLSDGDNL; from the exons ATG GCTATGGATCATGATCGCCAGAAACGAAGAGAGGAAATTCAGAAAGCCATGAGCTTTATCCA GTCATCATTGCCTTTCCCAGAGCCAGAGAGTTATGAG GCATTTCTGACCCAGTTGGTGTGTAACTTGCTGGATGAGGGCAATTCTTGCTTTAGAGATGGGGACTGTCGTCAGGCGACCCAGCAGTATGGGGAGGGAATCAGTGTTGCCCGCTACGCTCAGGCTGAGGCCCTCATCATCCCCCATGAGCTGCTCGAGAGCCTATATGTCAACCGGGCCGCTGCCTGCTACCAGACG AGGGAGTACGAGCGCGGTGTTCAGGACTGTGACAGTGCACTGTGTGTGTCGGAAGGCAGTCGCAGAGCTTTGTACCGCAAAGCGATCTGCCTGAGAGAGTTGGGACGACTCCGGGAGGCCTACGAGTGTGGAACCAAATGTCTCCTCACTGCACCACAC GACAGGCAGGTGAGTGACCTGGCTCAGGATCTGGCCAATAAACTAGGCCTGAAGGGCCGTAAGGCTTATGTCAGCCCACAGACAGAGTCCACAGCCACAGAAGGGGAGAGTCATGGGGAGACTTCCCCACCCACAGGAGAG ATGTCCTCCAATGGGCTGGAATCCCTGGGGGACATGGGACAAG CCGACGTGTCCAATGCGCAGTGCATCCCTGCTCCTTTGGCCACACCCATCCCGGTCAGTGATGACCCGGCGACCCCTGTGACTCCATGCACCGACTTGTCAGAGAGCCCCAGCAGCCAGGGCCTGCCTCCCATGCCATACTCCGTCCCTGTGTCGGAGCACATGGATGAATGCAACAGCGTCCTCAAGGATGAGTTAGACAGTCTGCTGGAGTGCATTCCCAAGAAA AGTCCAGTCCAGGGTGCTATCCCCACCAACCTCCCCAACACGGCGGTGGGTCTTCGGCCTCCGTACTCCGCGAACCTTCCAGCCCCGTCATCCCAGCTTCACCCAGCCTTTTTCAGCTCCTCCATCAGTGACATGCCCGCTTTGGAGCCCTACTCACCGCTGGCCCAGCGGGACCAGGGCTCCACCCAGGCGCAGGACGCACTGGGAGGCTTCCCCACAGGGGTCACGGATGGAGAAGGAAAGGCAGGAGTCGCCACTGGCGGGCTGGACTCATTATCTGAGTACACTCTCCCTG GGGGACGAGTGTGCCACAGCTTCATCCCTGGAATGCGCAACCACAGTGCTGCACATGCA aATGGTCCAGCAGGAACCAACCTGTCTCTGCTCTCCAGGAATCCTCTGGCAGCCACACATGAGTTTCGGCAGGCCTGTCATGCCTGTTACAGCCGAATAG GTCCACGAGTGATGGACTACAAGTATCAGCCGGAGGCAGCACACCGCTGCAAAAGGGATGTGCTGCTGTGCCGCctcaaaaacacagatgaccCCACTTGGAAGAGGATCCGGCCACGGCCTGCACGGAACAACTTCCTGGGGGCATTTGTACTCTGTAAAG AGGTGCAGGAGCGTCAGGAGTGCCAGTATGGGGAGAACTGTACGTTTGCCTACTGCCAGGAGGAGATTGACGTGTGGACCCAGGAGAGGAAGGGCGCACTGAGCCGAGAGCTGCTGTTCGATCCGCTGGGCAGCACAGAGAGACGGGCGCTCAGCGTCACCAGACTGCTGCAGCTCCACATGGGCATGTTCATGTTCCTCTGTGAG GAATGTTTTGACAGCAAGCCTCGCATCATTAGCAAGCGCAGCAAAGAAAACTTAGCAGTCTGCTCGAACCTCACAGCTCGACACCCGTTCGACGACAACAA GTGCCTGGTGCACGTGGTGAGGTCAGCCAATGTGCGCTACAGTAAGGTGCGTCCCCTGCACCCTCTCTGCCAGTTTGACGTGTGTCGCCACGAGGTTCGCTACGGCTGCCAGCGGGAGGACAGCTGCTCCTTTGCTCACTCCGTCATAGAGCTCAAATGCTGGGTCCTGCAGCAGGATACTG GTATCACCCACGAAGAGATGGTGCAGGAGTCCAAGAGGCACTGGCAAAGGCTGGAGCAGAACGCACAGAAGCAGCAGAAG CCTATCCATGTCCCCCATCCGAGCAGCAGCATACACGCAGGAGTAGTAGGGGGAATGGGAGGTGGGGGCGGAGGAGTAGGGGGAGATGGCATCAGTGGTGGCGGTGTGGGCCCAGTGGGTGGATTGGGGGTGGGAGGGTTAGGAGCGGGGGTGGGAAGAGGGCGTCCCCTCAACCTGAAAATGAAGTTTGTGTGCGGCCAGTGCTGGAGAGAAGGACAGGTCAATGAGCCCGACAAGAACCTCAAGTACTGCACTGCCAAAGCACGGCACAG CTGGACGAAGGAGCGTCGAGTCCTGCTGGTGAAATCATTTGAGAAGAAGAAGTGGGTAGTTGTTCGGCCTCTGCCCTTCTCCCGCACGTATCCACAGCAATATGAC atgtgtgtgcatgtgatgaAGCAGAAGAAGTGTCACTATATTGGGAACTGCTCATTTGCTCACAGTCTGGAGGAGAGGGATGTCTGGACGTACATGAAGAACAACAGCT TGAGAGACATGCAACAGATGTACGAACTGTGGCtgcagctgaccaatcagagtagACGTACGGATAGCTCTACTGTGACCCCGCCCCCAGAGGACAAGCAGGTCACCATAACAGCAGATTACACAGAAAGCATG GGAGGCCGACGGTTGTCAGATGGGGATAATCTCTGA
- the zc3h7bb gene encoding zinc finger CCCH domain-containing protein 7B isoform X4 has protein sequence MAMDHDRQKRREEIQKAMSFIQSSLPFPEPESYEAFLTQLVCNLLDEGNSCFRDGDCRQATQQYGEGISVARYAQAEALIIPHELLESLYVNRAAACYQTREYERGVQDCDSALCVSEGSRRALYRKAICLRELGRLREAYECGTKCLLTAPHMSSNGLESLGDMGQADVSNAQCIPAPLATPIPVSDDPATPVTPCTDLSESPSSQGLPPMPYSVPVSEHMDECNSVLKDELDSLLECIPKKVSESPVQGAIPTNLPNTAVGLRPPYSANLPAPSSQLHPAFFSSSISDMPALEPYSPLAQRDQGSTQAQDALGGFPTGVTDGEGKAGVATGGLDSLSEYTLPGGRVCHSFIPGMRNHSAAHANGPAGTNLSLLSRNPLAATHEFRQACHACYSRIGPRVMDYKYQPEAAHRCKRDVLLCRLKNTDDPTWKRIRPRPARNNFLGAFVLCKEVQERQECQYGENCTFAYCQEEIDVWTQERKGALSRELLFDPLGSTERRALSVTRLLQLHMGMFMFLCEECFDSKPRIISKRSKENLAVCSNLTARHPFDDNKCLVHVVRSANVRYSKVRPLHPLCQFDVCRHEVRYGCQREDSCSFAHSVIELKCWVLQQDTGITHEEMVQESKRHWQRLEQNAQKQQKPIHVPHPSSSIHAGVVGGMGGGGGGVGGDGISGGGVGPVGGLGVGGLGAGVGRGRPLNLKMKFVCGQCWREGQVNEPDKNLKYCTAKARHSWTKERRVLLVKSFEKKKWVVVRPLPFSRTYPQQYDMCVHVMKQKKCHYIGNCSFAHSLEERDVWTYMKNNSLRDMQQMYELWLQLTNQSRRTDSSTVTPPPEDKQVTITADYTESMGGRRLSDGDNL, from the exons ATG GCTATGGATCATGATCGCCAGAAACGAAGAGAGGAAATTCAGAAAGCCATGAGCTTTATCCA GTCATCATTGCCTTTCCCAGAGCCAGAGAGTTATGAG GCATTTCTGACCCAGTTGGTGTGTAACTTGCTGGATGAGGGCAATTCTTGCTTTAGAGATGGGGACTGTCGTCAGGCGACCCAGCAGTATGGGGAGGGAATCAGTGTTGCCCGCTACGCTCAGGCTGAGGCCCTCATCATCCCCCATGAGCTGCTCGAGAGCCTATATGTCAACCGGGCCGCTGCCTGCTACCAGACG AGGGAGTACGAGCGCGGTGTTCAGGACTGTGACAGTGCACTGTGTGTGTCGGAAGGCAGTCGCAGAGCTTTGTACCGCAAAGCGATCTGCCTGAGAGAGTTGGGACGACTCCGGGAGGCCTACGAGTGTGGAACCAAATGTCTCCTCACTGCACCACAC ATGTCCTCCAATGGGCTGGAATCCCTGGGGGACATGGGACAAG CCGACGTGTCCAATGCGCAGTGCATCCCTGCTCCTTTGGCCACACCCATCCCGGTCAGTGATGACCCGGCGACCCCTGTGACTCCATGCACCGACTTGTCAGAGAGCCCCAGCAGCCAGGGCCTGCCTCCCATGCCATACTCCGTCCCTGTGTCGGAGCACATGGATGAATGCAACAGCGTCCTCAAGGATGAGTTAGACAGTCTGCTGGAGTGCATTCCCAAGAAAGTGAGTGAG AGTCCAGTCCAGGGTGCTATCCCCACCAACCTCCCCAACACGGCGGTGGGTCTTCGGCCTCCGTACTCCGCGAACCTTCCAGCCCCGTCATCCCAGCTTCACCCAGCCTTTTTCAGCTCCTCCATCAGTGACATGCCCGCTTTGGAGCCCTACTCACCGCTGGCCCAGCGGGACCAGGGCTCCACCCAGGCGCAGGACGCACTGGGAGGCTTCCCCACAGGGGTCACGGATGGAGAAGGAAAGGCAGGAGTCGCCACTGGCGGGCTGGACTCATTATCTGAGTACACTCTCCCTG GGGGACGAGTGTGCCACAGCTTCATCCCTGGAATGCGCAACCACAGTGCTGCACATGCA aATGGTCCAGCAGGAACCAACCTGTCTCTGCTCTCCAGGAATCCTCTGGCAGCCACACATGAGTTTCGGCAGGCCTGTCATGCCTGTTACAGCCGAATAG GTCCACGAGTGATGGACTACAAGTATCAGCCGGAGGCAGCACACCGCTGCAAAAGGGATGTGCTGCTGTGCCGCctcaaaaacacagatgaccCCACTTGGAAGAGGATCCGGCCACGGCCTGCACGGAACAACTTCCTGGGGGCATTTGTACTCTGTAAAG AGGTGCAGGAGCGTCAGGAGTGCCAGTATGGGGAGAACTGTACGTTTGCCTACTGCCAGGAGGAGATTGACGTGTGGACCCAGGAGAGGAAGGGCGCACTGAGCCGAGAGCTGCTGTTCGATCCGCTGGGCAGCACAGAGAGACGGGCGCTCAGCGTCACCAGACTGCTGCAGCTCCACATGGGCATGTTCATGTTCCTCTGTGAG GAATGTTTTGACAGCAAGCCTCGCATCATTAGCAAGCGCAGCAAAGAAAACTTAGCAGTCTGCTCGAACCTCACAGCTCGACACCCGTTCGACGACAACAA GTGCCTGGTGCACGTGGTGAGGTCAGCCAATGTGCGCTACAGTAAGGTGCGTCCCCTGCACCCTCTCTGCCAGTTTGACGTGTGTCGCCACGAGGTTCGCTACGGCTGCCAGCGGGAGGACAGCTGCTCCTTTGCTCACTCCGTCATAGAGCTCAAATGCTGGGTCCTGCAGCAGGATACTG GTATCACCCACGAAGAGATGGTGCAGGAGTCCAAGAGGCACTGGCAAAGGCTGGAGCAGAACGCACAGAAGCAGCAGAAG CCTATCCATGTCCCCCATCCGAGCAGCAGCATACACGCAGGAGTAGTAGGGGGAATGGGAGGTGGGGGCGGAGGAGTAGGGGGAGATGGCATCAGTGGTGGCGGTGTGGGCCCAGTGGGTGGATTGGGGGTGGGAGGGTTAGGAGCGGGGGTGGGAAGAGGGCGTCCCCTCAACCTGAAAATGAAGTTTGTGTGCGGCCAGTGCTGGAGAGAAGGACAGGTCAATGAGCCCGACAAGAACCTCAAGTACTGCACTGCCAAAGCACGGCACAG CTGGACGAAGGAGCGTCGAGTCCTGCTGGTGAAATCATTTGAGAAGAAGAAGTGGGTAGTTGTTCGGCCTCTGCCCTTCTCCCGCACGTATCCACAGCAATATGAC atgtgtgtgcatgtgatgaAGCAGAAGAAGTGTCACTATATTGGGAACTGCTCATTTGCTCACAGTCTGGAGGAGAGGGATGTCTGGACGTACATGAAGAACAACAGCT TGAGAGACATGCAACAGATGTACGAACTGTGGCtgcagctgaccaatcagagtagACGTACGGATAGCTCTACTGTGACCCCGCCCCCAGAGGACAAGCAGGTCACCATAACAGCAGATTACACAGAAAGCATG GGAGGCCGACGGTTGTCAGATGGGGATAATCTCTGA
- the zc3h7bb gene encoding zinc finger CCCH domain-containing protein 7B isoform X1 yields MAMDHDRQKRREEIQKAMSFIQSSLPFPEPESYEAFLTQLVCNLLDEGNSCFRDGDCRQATQQYGEGISVARYAQAEALIIPHELLESLYVNRAAACYQTREYERGVQDCDSALCVSEGSRRALYRKAICLRELGRLREAYECGTKCLLTAPHDRQVSDLAQDLANKLGLKGRKAYVSPQTESTATEGESHGETSPPTGEMSSNGLESLGDMGQADVSNAQCIPAPLATPIPVSDDPATPVTPCTDLSESPSSQGLPPMPYSVPVSEHMDECNSVLKDELDSLLECIPKKVSESPVQGAIPTNLPNTAVGLRPPYSANLPAPSSQLHPAFFSSSISDMPALEPYSPLAQRDQGSTQAQDALGGFPTGVTDGEGKAGVATGGLDSLSEYTLPGGRVCHSFIPGMRNHSAAHANGPAGTNLSLLSRNPLAATHEFRQACHACYSRIGPRVMDYKYQPEAAHRCKRDVLLCRLKNTDDPTWKRIRPRPARNNFLGAFVLCKEVQERQECQYGENCTFAYCQEEIDVWTQERKGALSRELLFDPLGSTERRALSVTRLLQLHMGMFMFLCEECFDSKPRIISKRSKENLAVCSNLTARHPFDDNKCLVHVVRSANVRYSKVRPLHPLCQFDVCRHEVRYGCQREDSCSFAHSVIELKCWVLQQDTGITHEEMVQESKRHWQRLEQNAQKQQKPIHVPHPSSSIHAGVVGGMGGGGGGVGGDGISGGGVGPVGGLGVGGLGAGVGRGRPLNLKMKFVCGQCWREGQVNEPDKNLKYCTAKARHSWTKERRVLLVKSFEKKKWVVVRPLPFSRTYPQQYDMCVHVMKQKKCHYIGNCSFAHSLEERDVWTYMKNNSLRDMQQMYELWLQLTNQSRRTDSSTVTPPPEDKQVTITADYTESMGGRRLSDGDNL; encoded by the exons ATG GCTATGGATCATGATCGCCAGAAACGAAGAGAGGAAATTCAGAAAGCCATGAGCTTTATCCA GTCATCATTGCCTTTCCCAGAGCCAGAGAGTTATGAG GCATTTCTGACCCAGTTGGTGTGTAACTTGCTGGATGAGGGCAATTCTTGCTTTAGAGATGGGGACTGTCGTCAGGCGACCCAGCAGTATGGGGAGGGAATCAGTGTTGCCCGCTACGCTCAGGCTGAGGCCCTCATCATCCCCCATGAGCTGCTCGAGAGCCTATATGTCAACCGGGCCGCTGCCTGCTACCAGACG AGGGAGTACGAGCGCGGTGTTCAGGACTGTGACAGTGCACTGTGTGTGTCGGAAGGCAGTCGCAGAGCTTTGTACCGCAAAGCGATCTGCCTGAGAGAGTTGGGACGACTCCGGGAGGCCTACGAGTGTGGAACCAAATGTCTCCTCACTGCACCACAC GACAGGCAGGTGAGTGACCTGGCTCAGGATCTGGCCAATAAACTAGGCCTGAAGGGCCGTAAGGCTTATGTCAGCCCACAGACAGAGTCCACAGCCACAGAAGGGGAGAGTCATGGGGAGACTTCCCCACCCACAGGAGAG ATGTCCTCCAATGGGCTGGAATCCCTGGGGGACATGGGACAAG CCGACGTGTCCAATGCGCAGTGCATCCCTGCTCCTTTGGCCACACCCATCCCGGTCAGTGATGACCCGGCGACCCCTGTGACTCCATGCACCGACTTGTCAGAGAGCCCCAGCAGCCAGGGCCTGCCTCCCATGCCATACTCCGTCCCTGTGTCGGAGCACATGGATGAATGCAACAGCGTCCTCAAGGATGAGTTAGACAGTCTGCTGGAGTGCATTCCCAAGAAAGTGAGTGAG AGTCCAGTCCAGGGTGCTATCCCCACCAACCTCCCCAACACGGCGGTGGGTCTTCGGCCTCCGTACTCCGCGAACCTTCCAGCCCCGTCATCCCAGCTTCACCCAGCCTTTTTCAGCTCCTCCATCAGTGACATGCCCGCTTTGGAGCCCTACTCACCGCTGGCCCAGCGGGACCAGGGCTCCACCCAGGCGCAGGACGCACTGGGAGGCTTCCCCACAGGGGTCACGGATGGAGAAGGAAAGGCAGGAGTCGCCACTGGCGGGCTGGACTCATTATCTGAGTACACTCTCCCTG GGGGACGAGTGTGCCACAGCTTCATCCCTGGAATGCGCAACCACAGTGCTGCACATGCA aATGGTCCAGCAGGAACCAACCTGTCTCTGCTCTCCAGGAATCCTCTGGCAGCCACACATGAGTTTCGGCAGGCCTGTCATGCCTGTTACAGCCGAATAG GTCCACGAGTGATGGACTACAAGTATCAGCCGGAGGCAGCACACCGCTGCAAAAGGGATGTGCTGCTGTGCCGCctcaaaaacacagatgaccCCACTTGGAAGAGGATCCGGCCACGGCCTGCACGGAACAACTTCCTGGGGGCATTTGTACTCTGTAAAG AGGTGCAGGAGCGTCAGGAGTGCCAGTATGGGGAGAACTGTACGTTTGCCTACTGCCAGGAGGAGATTGACGTGTGGACCCAGGAGAGGAAGGGCGCACTGAGCCGAGAGCTGCTGTTCGATCCGCTGGGCAGCACAGAGAGACGGGCGCTCAGCGTCACCAGACTGCTGCAGCTCCACATGGGCATGTTCATGTTCCTCTGTGAG GAATGTTTTGACAGCAAGCCTCGCATCATTAGCAAGCGCAGCAAAGAAAACTTAGCAGTCTGCTCGAACCTCACAGCTCGACACCCGTTCGACGACAACAA GTGCCTGGTGCACGTGGTGAGGTCAGCCAATGTGCGCTACAGTAAGGTGCGTCCCCTGCACCCTCTCTGCCAGTTTGACGTGTGTCGCCACGAGGTTCGCTACGGCTGCCAGCGGGAGGACAGCTGCTCCTTTGCTCACTCCGTCATAGAGCTCAAATGCTGGGTCCTGCAGCAGGATACTG GTATCACCCACGAAGAGATGGTGCAGGAGTCCAAGAGGCACTGGCAAAGGCTGGAGCAGAACGCACAGAAGCAGCAGAAG CCTATCCATGTCCCCCATCCGAGCAGCAGCATACACGCAGGAGTAGTAGGGGGAATGGGAGGTGGGGGCGGAGGAGTAGGGGGAGATGGCATCAGTGGTGGCGGTGTGGGCCCAGTGGGTGGATTGGGGGTGGGAGGGTTAGGAGCGGGGGTGGGAAGAGGGCGTCCCCTCAACCTGAAAATGAAGTTTGTGTGCGGCCAGTGCTGGAGAGAAGGACAGGTCAATGAGCCCGACAAGAACCTCAAGTACTGCACTGCCAAAGCACGGCACAG CTGGACGAAGGAGCGTCGAGTCCTGCTGGTGAAATCATTTGAGAAGAAGAAGTGGGTAGTTGTTCGGCCTCTGCCCTTCTCCCGCACGTATCCACAGCAATATGAC atgtgtgtgcatgtgatgaAGCAGAAGAAGTGTCACTATATTGGGAACTGCTCATTTGCTCACAGTCTGGAGGAGAGGGATGTCTGGACGTACATGAAGAACAACAGCT TGAGAGACATGCAACAGATGTACGAACTGTGGCtgcagctgaccaatcagagtagACGTACGGATAGCTCTACTGTGACCCCGCCCCCAGAGGACAAGCAGGTCACCATAACAGCAGATTACACAGAAAGCATG GGAGGCCGACGGTTGTCAGATGGGGATAATCTCTGA